The genomic stretch TGGAAATTCATCTTGTCATTTTAATACAACCTGGGATATGTTAATATGCCTGTAAAATAATCCTGCGTATGCGTCACGCCTGTTAAATTAGTCATGCACAGGCCTCGTGACTTTAAATAAAGGGTGTCAAATTTCCCACTTGTGGAGAGGCAGGATTCGTTCACGTATAGTGGCACATCAATGTGTCTATGCGACTTGGACCCATACAGCCTGTGGCTTAAGGTATTGGGAAGCTATAGTAAGTATGTAGAATTTAATGCCTCATGGTTTCTCTTTACTGTGTATATATCAGTTTTAACGACTTGATGGTAAATTTAGTCTACACTAATTCATTGAAGATTAAATCATGCACGCTTTGTTAATCTGAGGTATtaaacttgttttaaaagaaaggctATACTTTAGTATCTGTAAAGGATGGTAAGTTAGCAAAACCTTCAGACATAAgaatataatttgtttttaaaaaggaattatttaaaaataagcatcatCTTGCTGGTTACAAACTTTGACATTAGAATTGGTTGTTGCTTGCTTGCCTTCATCAACTGATTTTTGttgtgttgctgttgttgttttaaatgaCTAGTACCAAGAAGAAATTCAAGAGCTTAATGAAGTAGCAAGGCATCGTCCTCGGTCTACATTAGTTATGGGTATCCAGCAGGAAAACAGACAGATTAGGGAACTGCAACAGGAGAATAAAGGTAAGGCTTGAATATTCTATCCTTTTCAAGCTCCCAACCTGCACCATTTGAATCAGTGAGAGTTGTATTATTGATTATAGAGTTGTTctgtaagagattttttttccttctaatctTAGTTTGCCAGTTTAACCGGTCTTGATGTAATTTAATTGTAATAGAGTCCTAATGACAACCACCAGAACAAtgattaatgggaaaaaaaatcagagttgtGGAAGATGAGTTTTTTGGTCCCTATCCTAAAGTTCAGTAAAAGTCATGAGATAAATATAATTTACTTCTACAAGATAGGTATCTATTTGGAAACATGTTTTCTTATTGCCAAAAAGTAATCAATTTAGGAACAGTCTAGTTGCAGTATAAGACCCTCCTCCTAGAATTCCTTGGGCATTCTAACAGTCATATTCAGCAAAGGAGTCAATAATCTTGATTCATGTGAATCTTGTCTCATCTCAAGAATTTTGTCCTTTTGTGAGGCATGAAAAAATCCAAAGAGCAACCTTAAAgagctgttttttattttctttttttctttgtcttttgagTTTGCTACATGGAAAGTTCTGCTTTGCAAAATTTTAACTGATGAAGACTCAGAGTATTTTGGTCCTTTAGATCTAAGCAAGACTTGGTATATTTTTGAACACAggcattttttccacttttatttcaCAAAGTTGCAGATTAAAACAGATCTGTAAACTTCTTTCCAGCTTACATACAGTATTGCTTAAAGTGTCTAGAGTAAAGCTTCTCACCTATAATCAAGACAGCTTACTTCAGCTAAAAGGACTGAAGTCATATTAACAGAAGAGCCTGTTTCTGATCAAACAAGAATTTTCCCAGTGCAGTCATCTCTGAAGACATTTACAGAGACTATGTAGATTTTATGGTGCAGGGAGTTGGGGCACTCAATTAACGGCTTATTTCAGTTTTCGCAGGCTGAAGAATTTTTGCGTTTTGTTCCACTTAAACCTTAACTGAATTTAAAATTATGTTGGTAGAACTACGCACATCTCTTGAAGAACATCAGTCTGCTTTGGAACTCATAATGAGCAAGTACAGAGAACAGATGTTTAGGTTGCTTATGGCGAGCAAGAAGGATGATCCAAGTATAATAATGAAGCTAAAAGAGCAACATTCCAAGGTAATAActtattttggttttttgttttgttttttttagttaaGACTTAAATTGGTTTTTTAATGAATCAATACAATGCTTACTTTGTCTCAGTTTTTCTATCATTGTACTAACAAGTTCTAACTTTTACAATGTAGTCTGTGAAGCACGAACAGGAAACTTAATCAGTCTAGTAGGTTAATCTTACTAGCTGCTGATCTATTTAAACATCTACCAGAGTATTTCATTACTATATCGTCttaatttacatttcttttgtttAGGTCTTTAAAGCAACTCTGCTGTGTTATACTTCCAGATACTATAGATTTTAGTAATACTCAGACATTTGGACTGTCTTTAACTTATGCCTTTGATACCAATAAAGAACTACTGAACTTGTGCTTATGGGGGAGAGTGGGAGTGCAAGCTTTTTAAATTCaatattcagtgtttttaaaaagttagatatttagggaaaaaacaCATCTTAACCCTTTTGAATACTGAATAACTGGGTATACGTGCAGCCTCCTTTCCTGCTTCCACCCATGGTTCTTGTTTCAGTACTGATCAAAATCGTTAAATAGCATCCAGGTCAGCTTGAAGTGCTTGAATGGAGGGAAAGTTGCTGGGATTAGGTGAGCTTCTTATGGCTTTTGAAAACTAGAAAAGAAAGGTGCTGTTAAGTAATGTTTTCCTAAACTATCGTGAGTGAGGTATGTGTAAGTATTCAACAGCTTCAGATAAAATTAGCCTATATTTTTATAGCATTAATAAATAGTTTAGAATTTTTGTATGTAttgtcataaaaataattttgatgttTACAGGTCATTAACAGATTTAAGTTTGAGCTTTCTAACCAGGTAATATTATTACATGATTTGTAGTTATCAGAAAGCAGTGTAACTGTGTAGACAAACTATAGTTCTAATTGTTTAATCATATTTAACCTCAGCAAAAATCAGGTCTGCAAAGCCAAGCTAGGATCTGGATACCAGGTAAACAAAGCTTTAAGATTTTCATGCTATGAAAACCTTATCTGCTTACAAATTCATATGCATGTTATTAGTGCTATTGAAGTAAATGCAACTACTCAGATTAACATGAAAGAATTTATGGGATTAGAACTGTATTTTTAACACTCGCTCCTAAAAATTTATAAGCACATCCCCCTTTCTAAAGAAGTTACCTTAGCACATTGAATGACGCATCTTGCGGCTTCAGGAGTAGCTTTGGTACCAAGACAAGAGAGTAAAATGGTATTTAATCCTGCAATGGACTTAGAAATTTGAATTAGAAACATTTTTGTGGATAAAAACTTGGGATGAAAGGTACACTGAACAGTATTATTTAAGTCAAAAGATTTAGGCTTCAACATTTTGGTTAAACCTGATTCCACAAGAATGCCTGATGAAGAGGACTTAAATTCTTATCCTGACACTCAATTTCTAGAATTTCATTATTTATACTTCTGATCAGTCTTCACATTCAGTAAAATTAGGCAGTCTTGAAGAACTCTTTAAACATCTCGGGTTAACTAAAAGAATCCATGATGCCTAAAAAATTAATCTCATTTACCAAAAATGACTGTTCTCTCAAGTGGCAGCTATCAACTTTGGTGCCTATTTAGAAAAGATTTAACACATTGATTTCTGCAAATCAACAGTCACCTCCTTTAAGCAGAACAACAATTTTTTAGTAGTGTTGTGTGTATCAGAAAAGTGTTCGGGTTGCTAGTAATGACCTTGATTTAAGTGCACTGTTTGAGTTTGCTCAACTGAAATAAGGCCTAcagacatggattttttttttctcttcagaaaacaaGCAATATATGGCAAATAAAAAGGAGAGATATATAAAAAGTGTTTGCAGACATTGAGGCTGTATTCATAAAGAAACACCTCCACTTCAGTGTCTCATGTCACAGCATCTAACTTTTATACATCTGGCTTCCCAAGTAGAAGCTACAGTTTTGTATTAGCACCCCATTAATGACCTTGGAACAGCCTCTGGATCATATTGATCAAGAGGCCACAAAGGCTACCAAATAGAAAGTAGTGAAGACAGCAGTATATCTAGAAACCATAACTCTTTCACAGCTTAGATACTTCCTTGCAGCTTGTTCTCTTACCACTGTTCATTGCTTATTTAATTGCCAAATATATCCCTTTAAAAATGGTGCTGAAAACTatgtttccttgaaaaaaaatgttgtacGTAATCACCTTCACTGGAAACtttgagaagaaaataataaaatttacaCAGGTTACTTTTTGCCGTGCTCTGAGTGGAGAGTAAGATACTTCATGAGTAAATAACTAAATCATAGCATCAGCAGTTAAAATGGCAGAGAGGAAAAGTAGAAAGGGAAGACATTGATGCGTGGTTTAGTCAGCTGGCGCTTATGATTAAGTGAAGTAGTTTTTTATGATAGTTTAATAGTTTTTTGTAGTTCAAAGGTAAGCTGATCATCTGCTAGTTGTATGGATGTCCAGTTGGACTCATAACTTAAAGGTGGGATTTAACTTTAATCTAAACTGTTCTTCAGTAGAAACAGCAGATTTCTGTCCTACTCTTCTACTTTTCCTGATGTTAGTTAGTAACTGTTGTGAATTTTGTCCAAAGGTCAGATCAGACGTGGATAGGCTGGCATGATAGCAGAGttggaataaaaaacaaattaagggAAGgatgatgaaaaattaaaagcttcTGGAAATACCATTAAAATGGCTTAACTGAACAGCAGTGAACCCCGGGGTATATGCTCTTTATCTAGATCTGCAGGGGAGGGAAGTAGTGATCCTTTAAGCATTgcctggtggtaggtttgccagtGAGAAAAGAAGTTATCACCTGAGCCCACAATGTCCAGGTAAAAGATGGGTTCACTTCAGCCAGGGAAGATCATGTAAAACCTATCTTCCTTCCTAAGGCTATTATGCCTATGCTAATAGTTCCTATCATCCTTCTCCTGGCAGTGGAACAGGACAAGAGCAAACCAAACTACtatgctttcttcttccttcctgaaTCTATCAGTGAGATGTGGTAATTACTTATTTATAATAGGAAAGTACCCTTTCAGCATTAATTAATGGGCAGTCAGGAGATGAGTCGTTCTTACAATTCAGCAAGGACAAGGACCTCTGGAGTCCAAATCCCATATAAGCTAGAATTGGAAGTGAATTTAAGTGGAAGGACATATCCAAAAAGGTGGGGGCATAGCTGAGTTTCCTAATATATGGCATAGTAGGGATGATCGCTTTACCTGGTCTTTTAGCCTACTTTTGAGAGAGAAATGCCCACCTGTGGGCTGGCACTGGCTGTACCAGCCTTGAGATCAGCCCTCAGATGGCAAGAACGATGCCTCATACACCGCTGTTCTTAGATGAATTTAATCTTTCTGCATATCCAAAATGATAGACATCAACTCCTGCAGTACAGGAAGTTCTTGCCAGAGCAAGCACATGGTTACCTTTGTAGAGATTATcattgatgttttaaaaaaacaattcttctttaaaaggaaatgctatgtgacaaaacagattttgtttaGATAAAAAGAACCGCAGTGGCTGCTCATGCTGTAAAGTTACAGAGAGCTTGTTTTATTTCACAAGTTTAGATCTGTCTTCCTATTTTTATTAAGTGGTGCAGCagttaaaatgcacatttaatgcttcatttacttttaatAATGCAGAAAATATATTACTAAAGctgtcattattttatttttatggcttAGGAACTGCAAGTGCATGTGGACCAAATTACAGAAATGGCAGCAGTAATGAGAAAAGCCATTGAAATTGATGAAAAGCACGGCTGTAAAGAGCAGGAACGTATCATTCAGCTTGAAGTAAGTATGAAATCAAAACAGCCGTGACAAGTAGTGATTCACCTTCCCACTTCCCCCTCTGAATATTAAATGCTTAGAAGTCACTACTGTCATATATTAATGAAAAACATTATGGTAACATACAATTTAGGGTGCAGCCCTCAAAGCAGGGAAGCCTTTTGTCTATTGTTTGTTTGGGGGAGCAGATTACCACTAAATGCATATGTTCACAAAAACTTTAAAGCATACTCTAGATCTTTCAATCAAAGATTTTGTTCATCTCTTAGCAAGGCAGTAAATGTTATCAAAATTAGTTATATGGAGCTACTATGTCTTTCTGGAGTTACTGTATCATTCACTCACACTATTTTGTTACACTTCCCTTGTTGGGGGGGACTAGTAAGCTTTATTTTCCCACTGTAGCCTACTCTGTCAAAGTTGTGCATAGGTTATATACGTCTTCCCAagaaattatttattatatagattaagtttttttctttttttgaagtctGAGTGTAGCAGAAAGCTAGGAAATCATACAAATTCATCCTAATGACTAAGAAACTAGGATGCAAATAAATATATCCACATCTTTggcttttaaaatcacttttataatattgtgatttttttttttaggtgattTGACTCAGTTATTTAACACTGCAGGCTCAATGCCATTGCTTTTTGATCAAATACTAGCAAAGCAGTTCATTATGGGACAATGGGTatggaaagcagattttttttaatgcaatatttGAAGTAAATTAACCTTTTCTTATCCATCTTTTTATAATGagctttttttgctgttgttgcttaACGCCCATTCAATAGAGCAAGAGATTCAGAAATCTATgtacttaattttaaaagataacaTAATGCTACCTGACTGCAAATCCTAATTTTATTCCTCATACATAGGTATGGagtggagggaaggagagattATTAATGTAGTTATCTTGACTTCTTTTTGTAGCTCTTTTAAATGCCCTTTCTTTCTCTGGTTATAGCAAGAAAACAAAGGCTTGAGAGAAATCCTTCAGATAACTAGAGAATCATTCCTGAACCTCAAGAAAGAAGATGCATCAGAGAGTACGTCTCTGTCAGGATTAGTAACAAGCAGTGATTTGAGCCTGAGGAAAAGCTAAAGGCTACAAAAGTCAGAAAGCTTCAATTGCACACTTTACAAACGGAGTATCAGGGGTCACTTGTCAAGCACTTGTTACTGAATAGGGCACCAGCAAGCTAATGTGTCTTAAACTTCAGTTTAGTGGATTTTATGCCATGTGAAATAAAATCAGTATTCTACAAAAAGCTTAGTGATAGATTAATTGCCATAGATCTAACTTCAGTAGGAAATGGATTAATGCACTTACTGAATtgggaattattttttttatgaagcCATTTAACAGATAAATGCCAAGATTTcacataatttatataaattactGCTCATACAAAATTTCATTTCAGCCGTGATAAAATGAAGGCAAGATTTAAAGCCAGATATGTCTGGCTCAAGTAGTAATAATGAGCATGTTTTGTGCACTATCCacattacattttttcttttaataagtttttttttgaattggcattttttttaacaaacttgTATAATGGAAAGGGTGTGTATTGCAACATAAAACCTAAGGATTTCTGCTTAGCTAGCTACAAGGTATCCTATTCAAATGCAAGGGCAATCATAAGAAAGATAAGCAATGCTTTTGCCAttattcaatatatatttttaaaactttgaatgggattctttaaaataaatatacctAACTGCATTTTTGAAACATCAGAAGAGCTGGTCCCATTCTGTTCTTGCTTTCTGGAACACAGGTGGCATAGTGTAATTCTGCCCTAACTATTCCCTTCCAGAGAAAACCAAGCTCAGTTCTCTATATGTAAAGAATCACATTAGTCCCATCAATTTTATCTCTGATTGTCTGCCCAAATTCCCTAACTTGGAAACAGCAATTTGAAAACGCCCAAACTGTTGCAGCAGAAAGGTATTtgagggaaggaagcagaagcTCTATGGTGAAGTTGGCAGCCTGGGTGCCTGCCACCAATGCTATTAATTTCTCTTTCATAAGTACTAAATAGTCTTCAAGAAGATTTTTAGGTAAGTTTCAGGTGCATGTTATGTTTTCACTAGGAGAAGTTTCAATATGCTATATTGACAATAGACTGCTCGTTTTTAATCCTGAAGTACCTGCACAAGTGAAAAGGAGTTGACACCATTGATCAAGTTGTAGCTTCTATCATATGCAGATACTAAAAAGTACTACACAAGGTTTGCAGTAAAGAGGTGCTGAAATGGTTcctatttggctttttttttgtcaGACTATTTCTGTTCCTTGTTCAACGCAGCAAGAACATTCCTAACTAATATTGATGTATAGCATCTTTTTTTGTCTAGCATGTTAATGTATTTTCAATTGGAACATATTTACAAAGAAACGTAATGAAGGCTTTCTTACCACAGAAAATTGTTGATGCATGAATGACATCCACATTTTGGCTGCTTAACTCACCTAGCAAAATGAGTTGGACTctctgaaattaattttcatgTAATCAGATTTAATTTTCAGTTGCAACAATGCAAAGACAAATTAAGCAAACAACATTAAAGTGCATCAGTTTTAAATATAACTTCCTTTGACTCAGTATAACTTCCTTAGGCTTAAGATGAATACACTGCAAGGTCTAATTTTCAGCTCCCAGTGAACTAGTTCACAGGAAGCTTAATATTTTTGTTCTGGTGCTGTTAATTGGGCCCCCCTTTCCTATAGTGCTTTTAAGAGAAAAAAGTGGAGTGTTTAGTAGAGGCAGTAAATGCCAGTTTTTGATCAACTGATGTGTGTATTGGGAAATGCAGTAGTAATAAGACCTCAGAAAGGACAGCTATAAATCAAGCTCTACAAATATCTCCAACAATTTCTACAATTAGAGAGACTGCTACTTCTTCCAAAAAATCTTGGCTTGTTTCTAGGTTTAAGAATATATTGAGGACATTCATGCTCATGAAAAAAGTTTTCACCCTTTTCCTTTAACCCTTTCCAAACTTCCTAAAACCTTTTAGGGAAATGTGGGGTGAACATTCTA from Dromaius novaehollandiae isolate bDroNov1 chromosome 1, bDroNov1.hap1, whole genome shotgun sequence encodes the following:
- the FGFR1OP2 gene encoding FGFR1 oncogene partner 2 isoform X1, with product MKMSCTIEKALADAKALVERLREHDNAAEALIEQTTALNKRVEAMKQYQEEIQELNEVARHRPRSTLVMGIQQENRQIRELQQENKELRTSLEEHQSALELIMSKYREQMFRLLMASKKDDPSIIMKLKEQHSKELQVHVDQITEMAAVMRKAIEIDEKHGCKEQERIIQLEQENKGLREILQITRESFLNLKKEDASESTSLSGLVTSSDLSLRKS
- the FGFR1OP2 gene encoding FGFR1 oncogene partner 2 isoform X2 translates to MSCTIEKALADAKALVERLREHDNAAEALIEQTTALNKRVEAMKQYQEEIQELNEVARHRPRSTLVMGIQQENRQIRELQQENKELRTSLEEHQSALELIMSKYREQMFRLLMASKKDDPSIIMKLKEQHSKELQVHVDQITEMAAVMRKAIEIDEKHGCKEQERIIQLEQENKGLREILQITRESFLNLKKEDASESTSLSGLVTSSDLSLRKS